A region from the Microbacterium lacus genome encodes:
- a CDS encoding alpha/beta hydrolase, producing MTPGERTPSPPTVYALHGLGGSGAWFGAVREHLADDIRLITIDLPGFGDAVDVSGISLPEMADHVLAAIARDGSPRWVLLGHSMGGKVAALVARRALSGEAPVFGLTGLVLLAPSPTLPEPMSESKRAEMLGWAADGPISAGDARGFLDANTARPLRTDLADRVIADVRHTATAAWRAWLETGSRADLTREVGSLNLPAIVLGGEDDDDLSADAQPRLASPTFPRARFRRLPDTGHLIAQERPTEVAAAIADLIAEVSASAPLVPDEWSRLIASPRIEPRVRAALAARAIADDPSYAPRALTPRQLNTLRLLADVVVPQPTGGRIDLAARLDRQLAAGDGDGWRPADLPPDAIAARLALDALEEEAAASARATVEALVSGTSTPGGSALSATQLQAWFEDVRVDLVRHWLAHPASLARTGYDVFASRGGPQPLGFTVLGAGARAAWEPAEFGSEETDREGAA from the coding sequence GTGACTCCTGGAGAACGAACACCCTCTCCTCCCACCGTCTACGCCCTGCACGGCCTCGGCGGCAGCGGCGCCTGGTTCGGTGCCGTCCGCGAACACCTCGCTGACGACATCCGCCTGATCACGATCGACCTCCCGGGCTTCGGCGACGCGGTGGACGTCTCGGGTATCTCGCTCCCTGAGATGGCCGATCACGTCCTGGCGGCGATCGCCCGCGACGGGAGCCCGCGCTGGGTGCTCCTCGGGCACAGTATGGGCGGCAAGGTCGCCGCCCTCGTCGCGCGGCGCGCGCTCTCGGGTGAGGCTCCGGTGTTCGGACTCACCGGGCTCGTGCTCCTCGCGCCGTCACCGACCCTTCCCGAGCCGATGTCCGAATCCAAACGCGCGGAGATGCTCGGCTGGGCCGCAGACGGCCCGATCAGCGCGGGCGACGCCCGCGGGTTCCTCGACGCGAACACCGCCCGACCGCTTCGCACGGATCTGGCCGATCGGGTGATCGCCGACGTGCGACACACGGCCACGGCCGCCTGGCGCGCGTGGCTCGAGACGGGAAGCCGCGCCGACCTCACGCGCGAGGTGGGCTCCCTGAACCTTCCCGCGATCGTGCTCGGCGGCGAGGACGATGATGATCTGAGCGCCGACGCCCAGCCGCGCCTGGCCTCCCCGACTTTTCCCCGGGCGCGGTTCCGGCGCCTGCCGGACACCGGTCACCTCATCGCGCAGGAACGACCCACAGAGGTCGCGGCAGCGATCGCCGACCTGATCGCGGAGGTGTCGGCATCCGCCCCGCTCGTTCCCGACGAGTGGTCCCGGTTGATCGCCTCCCCGCGCATCGAGCCGAGAGTCCGCGCCGCACTGGCAGCCCGGGCGATCGCCGACGACCCGTCGTACGCCCCGCGCGCGCTGACCCCTCGCCAGCTGAATACCCTGCGACTCCTCGCTGATGTCGTCGTGCCGCAGCCCACGGGCGGACGGATCGACCTCGCTGCGCGGCTCGACCGACAGCTCGCCGCCGGCGACGGAGACGGGTGGCGCCCCGCGGACCTGCCCCCGGACGCGATCGCCGCCCGACTTGCGCTCGACGCGCTCGAAGAAGAGGCAGCGGCGAGCGCGCGAGCGACGGTCGAGGCCCTCGTATCGGGCACGAGCACCCCCGGAGGCTCCGCCTTGTCGGCCACCCAGCTGCAGGCATGGTTCGAAGACGTCCGGGTCGACCTGGTGCGGCACTGGCTCGCGCATCCCGCCTCTCTCGCCCGCACCGGGTACGACGTGTTCGCCTCACGCGGAGGACCTCAGCCGCTGGGCTTCACGGTGCTGGGCGCCGGTGCACGCGCGGCGTGGGAGCCTGCCGAGTTCGGATCGGAAGAGACAGACCGCGAGGGCGCCGCATGA
- a CDS encoding SDR family oxidoreductase, which produces MTDMYAMQDPTTQFPRPPFPPQQQDGPGDIHKMDPAPDHGETSYVGFGRLPGRRALITGADSGIGRAVAIAYAREGADVALSYLPEEQTQAEEVAELVRAEGRKAILLPGDLQQEQYNIDIVDKTVAELGGLDILVINAGAMPTVDSIDDFETATLDEVLKVNIYPLFWMTKAASPHLKPGSAIIATSSIQGFDPSPSLAEYAVSKAGIANWVRATAQQLIERGIRVNGVAPGPIWTPLQPAFVPTEKIESFGEQTPIGRAGQPVELAPAYVFLASQESSYVLGEVIAVTGGMTLT; this is translated from the coding sequence ATGACCGACATGTACGCGATGCAGGACCCGACGACGCAGTTCCCCCGCCCTCCGTTCCCCCCGCAGCAGCAGGACGGTCCGGGCGACATCCACAAGATGGATCCGGCGCCCGATCACGGCGAGACCTCCTACGTCGGCTTCGGCCGGCTCCCGGGTCGCCGGGCGCTGATCACCGGTGCGGACTCCGGCATCGGCCGCGCGGTCGCGATCGCCTATGCCCGCGAGGGTGCGGACGTCGCGCTCTCGTACCTCCCGGAAGAACAGACGCAGGCCGAAGAGGTCGCCGAGCTCGTCCGGGCGGAGGGTCGGAAAGCGATCCTGCTTCCCGGAGACCTGCAGCAGGAGCAGTACAACATCGACATCGTCGACAAGACGGTCGCCGAGCTGGGCGGGCTGGACATCCTCGTGATCAACGCCGGCGCGATGCCGACGGTGGACAGCATCGACGACTTCGAGACCGCGACGCTCGACGAAGTGCTCAAGGTCAACATCTATCCGCTGTTCTGGATGACCAAGGCGGCATCCCCGCACCTGAAGCCGGGCTCGGCGATCATCGCGACCTCCAGCATCCAGGGCTTCGACCCCTCGCCGTCGCTGGCCGAGTACGCGGTGTCGAAAGCGGGGATCGCGAACTGGGTCCGCGCGACGGCGCAGCAGCTCATCGAGCGCGGCATCCGCGTGAATGGCGTCGCTCCGGGACCGATCTGGACGCCGCTTCAGCCGGCGTTCGTGCCGACCGAGAAGATCGAGAGCTTCGGCGAGCAGACTCCGATCGGGCGTGCCGGTCAGCCTGTCGAGCTCGCGCCGGCCTACGTCTTCCTCGCGTCGCAGGAGTCCAGCTACGTCCTCGGAGAGGTCATCGCCGTCACCGGCGGCATGACCCTGACCTGA
- a CDS encoding SDR family oxidoreductase: protein MPHDQYTFDDPVTRYARVDPPVQHQPEPGIQAWMTPVPDLGEKTYRGTGRLAGRRALITGGDSGIGGATAIAFAREGADVVIVHLDGEQPDAEHILSEITAAGRTGAAIVADISDRARSAEIVAEAVAHLGGLDILVNNAGKQVAVQRVEDLSDEQFEATFRTNVFAPFWLIKAALPHLQPGATIINTASLEAYVPAPDRLDYAATKAAINNLSKGLAQQLAPRGIRVNVVAPGPTWTALQVSDGVSDEQMAAFDEENEYKRAGQPAEIAPAFVFLASAESSYVSGETLNVNGGMVTP, encoded by the coding sequence ATGCCGCACGACCAGTACACGTTCGACGATCCGGTGACGCGTTATGCACGTGTGGATCCGCCCGTCCAGCACCAGCCGGAGCCGGGCATCCAAGCGTGGATGACGCCGGTGCCGGACCTCGGGGAGAAGACGTACCGCGGCACCGGCCGCCTGGCGGGCCGCCGTGCCCTCATCACCGGCGGGGATTCGGGCATCGGCGGCGCGACGGCGATCGCGTTCGCCCGGGAAGGGGCGGACGTCGTCATCGTGCACCTCGACGGGGAGCAGCCGGATGCCGAGCACATCCTGAGCGAGATCACCGCGGCGGGCCGCACAGGTGCCGCGATCGTCGCGGACATCTCGGATCGCGCCCGGAGCGCCGAGATCGTGGCGGAAGCCGTCGCGCATCTGGGCGGTCTGGACATCCTGGTGAACAACGCCGGCAAGCAGGTCGCGGTGCAGCGCGTCGAGGATCTCAGCGACGAACAGTTCGAGGCGACGTTCCGCACGAACGTCTTCGCACCGTTCTGGCTCATCAAGGCAGCACTCCCCCATCTGCAGCCCGGCGCGACCATCATCAACACTGCCTCCCTCGAGGCCTACGTCCCGGCGCCGGACCGCCTGGACTACGCCGCGACGAAAGCCGCGATCAACAACCTCTCGAAGGGACTCGCGCAGCAGCTCGCGCCGCGCGGCATCCGGGTCAACGTCGTCGCGCCCGGACCGACCTGGACCGCACTCCAGGTCTCGGACGGCGTCTCCGACGAGCAGATGGCTGCCTTCGACGAGGAGAATGAGTACAAGCGGGCCGGCCAGCCGGCGGAGATCGCACCGGCCTTCGTCTTCCTGGCATCGGCCGAATCGAGCTACGTCTCGGGCGAGACGCTCAATGTCAACGGCGGCATGGTCACCCCGTGA
- a CDS encoding glycoside hydrolase family 15 protein, producing the protein MPSRGHAAHPSPADRTDLRTYAAIGDGRTVALIAADGGIDWLPMPNLDSTPVFARIIDDDHGGCLELAPEGEYSVRRSYVGGTNVLRTTFTTQTGSARVTDALVTGVAGRLPWAQLVRRIEGVSGEVRFRWAVRPGTRLRTASPWVQKHGGTQLLQVGSTTLAVLGDGVGAMRAGGDEFPFPAVRGTFVTGAGSRHVLGVVSTHDEPLHVPDIAHLDASLDRTIAGWREWSREFSYEGPWADTVQRSALALKLLVYAPTGAIAAAATTSLPENPDGGKNWDYRFAWVRDLAYTAHALVRFGLREETHAAISWLIRTIRRHDGQLGVMYTLRGDAVDGTTEYDAPGWRGIGPVVSGNPAHDQLQLGVYGDLFAVCRTYVDAGNVLDADTGRLLARLADETCDLWRNRDSGMWELPELEHYTSSKMGCWQALRDAVHLAEVGAIMGSSERWETERDRIALWVREECWSEDLGAYTMMPGSPRLDTSVLLHAESGFDRGERMSRTIDALTDALGEGALIYRYTGMADEEHTFVASAFWRAGALACVGRHDEAIAAMDELVGHANDVGIYSEMIAADDGAFWGNLPQALSHLAVISAALTITDVTPARKLAGH; encoded by the coding sequence ATGCCGTCACGCGGGCACGCCGCCCATCCTTCGCCGGCCGACCGCACCGATCTGCGCACCTACGCCGCGATCGGTGACGGTCGGACCGTGGCGCTCATCGCCGCCGACGGGGGCATCGATTGGCTGCCGATGCCGAACCTCGACTCGACGCCGGTGTTCGCGCGGATCATCGACGACGACCACGGCGGCTGCCTCGAGCTCGCCCCCGAGGGGGAGTACTCGGTGCGGCGCAGCTACGTCGGCGGCACGAACGTGCTGCGGACGACGTTCACGACGCAGACCGGTTCGGCGCGCGTGACCGATGCGCTCGTCACCGGCGTCGCCGGGCGGCTGCCGTGGGCGCAGCTCGTCCGGCGGATCGAGGGCGTGAGCGGCGAGGTGCGCTTCCGCTGGGCGGTCCGACCGGGGACCCGTCTGCGGACCGCGTCGCCGTGGGTGCAGAAGCACGGTGGCACACAGCTGCTGCAGGTGGGTTCGACCACGCTCGCCGTGCTCGGAGACGGGGTCGGCGCCATGCGGGCCGGCGGCGACGAATTCCCGTTCCCCGCCGTTCGGGGGACGTTCGTGACGGGCGCCGGGTCGCGCCACGTGCTGGGAGTGGTCTCCACGCACGACGAGCCCTTGCACGTCCCCGACATCGCGCACCTGGACGCGAGTCTGGACCGCACGATCGCGGGCTGGCGGGAGTGGTCCCGGGAGTTCTCGTACGAGGGGCCATGGGCGGACACCGTGCAGCGCAGTGCCCTCGCGCTCAAGCTCCTGGTCTACGCCCCCACCGGGGCGATCGCCGCAGCGGCCACGACCTCGCTCCCCGAGAATCCGGACGGAGGCAAGAACTGGGACTACCGGTTCGCGTGGGTGCGCGACCTCGCGTACACCGCTCACGCCCTCGTCCGCTTCGGGCTGCGGGAGGAGACCCACGCCGCGATCTCCTGGCTGATCAGGACCATCCGGCGACACGACGGTCAGCTCGGCGTCATGTACACCCTCCGCGGCGACGCCGTCGACGGCACGACGGAGTACGACGCGCCCGGATGGCGCGGCATCGGACCGGTCGTCTCGGGAAACCCCGCGCACGATCAGCTGCAGCTGGGGGTCTACGGCGACCTCTTCGCCGTCTGCCGGACCTATGTGGATGCCGGAAACGTGCTGGACGCCGACACCGGGCGGCTCCTCGCCCGCCTGGCGGACGAGACGTGCGACCTGTGGCGCAACCGGGACTCGGGCATGTGGGAGCTGCCGGAGCTCGAGCACTACACCTCGTCGAAGATGGGATGCTGGCAGGCGTTGCGCGATGCCGTGCACCTGGCCGAGGTCGGCGCGATCATGGGATCGAGCGAGCGGTGGGAGACGGAGCGCGATCGGATCGCGCTGTGGGTCCGTGAGGAGTGCTGGTCCGAGGATCTCGGCGCGTACACGATGATGCCCGGCTCCCCGCGCCTGGATACCTCGGTGCTCCTGCATGCCGAGAGCGGTTTCGACCGCGGCGAGCGGATGTCGCGCACGATCGACGCGCTGACCGACGCGCTCGGGGAAGGCGCGCTGATCTACCGCTATACGGGCATGGCGGATGAGGAGCACACATTCGTCGCGTCGGCCTTCTGGCGGGCGGGGGCACTCGCGTGCGTCGGTCGGCACGATGAGGCCATCGCCGCGATGGACGAGCTGGTCGGCCACGCGAACGACGTCGGGATCTACAGCGAGATGATCGCCGCGGACGACGGCGCCTTCTGGGGAAATCTTCCTCAGGCGCTGAGCCACCTCGCGGTCATCAGTGCCGCGCTCACGATCACCGATGTCACGCCGGCCCGGAAGCTCGCCGGGCACTGA
- a CDS encoding GMC family oxidoreductase produces the protein MIGQLAIDTTDMRRFAPGTEVDVVVVGTGAGGAPVLAELAAAGLDVVALEAGPFFDPFRHTPDETDAAEINWMDERLSAGADPTAFGPNNSGRGVGGSTLHWGAFTPRPDAGQLRLRTQSGQGRDWPLSLDELAPFLLRAEADLGVSGPAAYPWDPSRRYAYPPAARNASADRMADGCSLLGIRATDAPAAVLTRERHEHGQTRGACISCGTCHQGCRTGAKASMGTTYLSAAVRSGAEIRADAFVHTVETDAAGRVTAVVYRQGDTDVRQSCRALVLAAGGVETPRLLLHNALANSSGQVGRNFLAHPATQVWGTFDTPQRSYRGYPSSLITEDFLHPTDADFAGGYLIQSLGVMPLTYATSLVRGGGLWGDELMSALEAARFTAGLGINGECLPSEDNLLELSDEIDRFGVPRARVSFTAADNEKALSRHAVAVMTRILEAAGATATRVLERTAHTLGTCRMSDDPSDGVVDRYGRSHDIDNLWIADNSTFPSALIANPALTQVALALRTAERMLAPQP, from the coding sequence ATGATCGGGCAGCTCGCGATCGACACCACGGACATGCGGCGCTTCGCCCCCGGCACCGAGGTCGACGTCGTCGTGGTCGGCACGGGCGCAGGCGGCGCGCCGGTGCTCGCGGAGCTCGCCGCCGCCGGGCTCGACGTGGTCGCCCTCGAGGCCGGTCCGTTCTTCGACCCCTTCCGCCACACGCCCGATGAGACCGACGCCGCCGAGATCAATTGGATGGACGAGCGACTCTCCGCCGGCGCGGATCCGACCGCGTTCGGCCCGAACAACTCCGGCCGCGGAGTCGGCGGCTCGACACTGCATTGGGGAGCGTTCACCCCCCGGCCCGATGCCGGTCAGCTGCGCCTGCGAACCCAGTCCGGTCAGGGTCGCGACTGGCCGCTGTCCCTCGACGAGCTCGCTCCCTTCCTGCTCCGCGCCGAAGCCGACCTCGGGGTGAGCGGCCCAGCCGCCTATCCGTGGGATCCGTCACGCCGCTACGCGTACCCACCGGCGGCACGCAACGCCTCGGCCGACCGGATGGCCGACGGATGCTCCTTGCTCGGCATCCGCGCGACGGACGCACCCGCCGCCGTGCTGACCCGCGAGCGTCACGAGCACGGGCAGACCCGTGGGGCATGCATCTCGTGCGGGACCTGTCACCAGGGCTGCCGCACGGGAGCGAAGGCGTCAATGGGCACGACCTACCTGTCCGCCGCGGTCCGATCGGGTGCCGAGATCCGTGCCGATGCGTTCGTCCACACGGTCGAGACGGATGCCGCAGGGCGCGTGACCGCAGTGGTGTACCGCCAGGGGGACACCGACGTGCGCCAGTCATGCCGCGCGCTGGTGCTCGCGGCCGGGGGCGTGGAGACGCCGCGTCTGCTGCTGCACAACGCCCTCGCGAACTCCAGCGGGCAGGTCGGCCGGAACTTCCTCGCGCACCCCGCCACGCAGGTGTGGGGCACGTTCGACACGCCGCAGCGCAGCTATCGGGGCTATCCGTCCTCGTTGATCACCGAGGACTTCCTGCACCCCACCGACGCGGACTTCGCGGGCGGCTATCTGATCCAGAGTCTCGGAGTCATGCCGCTCACGTATGCGACGAGCCTGGTGCGCGGGGGTGGGCTGTGGGGCGACGAGCTCATGTCCGCTCTCGAGGCCGCCCGCTTCACCGCCGGACTCGGGATCAACGGCGAGTGCCTGCCGAGCGAGGACAACCTCCTCGAGCTGAGCGACGAGATCGACCGATTCGGGGTGCCGCGCGCACGGGTTTCGTTCACCGCCGCGGACAACGAGAAGGCGCTGTCACGTCACGCGGTCGCGGTGATGACCCGCATCCTCGAGGCGGCAGGCGCCACAGCGACGCGCGTGCTCGAGCGCACCGCGCACACCCTCGGCACGTGCCGGATGAGCGATGACCCGAGTGACGGGGTCGTCGACCGCTACGGGCGCAGCCACGACATCGACAACCTCTGGATCGCCGACAACTCGACCTTCCCGAGCGCCCTGATCGCGAACCCCGCGCTGACGCAGGTCGCGCTCGCGCTGCGGACGGCGGAGCGGATGCTGGCCCCGCAGCCCTGA